Below is a genomic region from Medicago truncatula cultivar Jemalong A17 chromosome 3, MtrunA17r5.0-ANR, whole genome shotgun sequence.
tatattaatatttattttttctataataaagattgttgttgatgtcattaaaaaaaagaatttagattatatatttttgttatattgtgtTATTGAAGTAGATAATTATGTTgaatttggtttgttataattaaaaagcaacaaacatttatatttttagttttaattaaaatcaaaatttcattaaaaaaaacacggTTCATAATTAAATGccagcgcaataaaaagagcggaaagacggacaCGTGAGTGCCCTTCTTTTTGctagtataataataataatttatactatatataaaaaaaattaccccTTTTAGCTTTTTTGGGttggatttttctttctaaaaatgtcaacaattttcaatacaaataacatatgtaacaaatagataaaaataaatttaaatattaaaataaaagtgtaacaaacataaatgttcaattttttactttatcatttaaaaagtgtaacaactTAGATGAGTGtatctatacttacttttttattatctcaattatacccttgaaaacaaatttttctataataaaaattgttgctGGTGTCATTAAAAGGGCAAAGGGCAACCcagtgcactaaagctcccgcatacgcagggttcAGGAAGGGTCCCACCAaaatttagattaattttttttgttatattgttgatttcattgaaatagataatcataattagtttgatttgttataatttgaaagcaataaacagttatattttttctttttctttttcttttaatcaatattaaaatttcataaaaaaacaatgttATAACTTGTTCAATTGTCCAGTTTTTGATGGAATgagttttattatatttttttttatagattactGAAACAATGGAATAAAATCTCCGTTTCGTTTTGTTCCCCTTCATTTTATCACAAAGGCTTCCATACAGATAAGTAATAATCATACTGTAATATAAACAATCTAAAATCCACAAAGAACATATAATTTTCCCAAATACTATTCAATCCATCATCTCTCATCCTACTATCACTCCTTATCATAAACCATCTCATGGAGCATCACCATATTACAATAATATTAACTGTCTGTGATAAGAAAATGTTCTACTGCTGCCAACCATACTGTTGGTTGCGATTCCCACGACCAGCAGCCGATCCACCATATGGAGGACCACCTTGAGGATAATTTGGAGCTCCAAAGCCACCTCCACCACGAGGACCACCACCAGTTCCTGCAGGCATACCACTAGACCCATAAGGTGCCCCCCGCCCTTGAGGAGGATATGGTCCACTGCCATAACCGGCACCCCCTCCTTGACCCCCACGATTTGGATGATTGTATCCCCCACTAGGGTTCCCACCCGGAGGATACCTTCCTGGACCACCTGAGGGACCTCGAGGCTTCCCATAATGATGGCTAGGTCCTGCAGCACCTGCTGGTTGAGAGCCATGAATAAGGTGGTTAGGACCTTGCCGCATTTGGGCATGTCCACCCTGCTGAATCGGAGGAAGACGGGTATGCTGCTGTGGATGCTGCATTTTAAGACGCTTggcattttcttcattttgccGTTGCTGCTGACGCTTTTTCTTGGTCTGAAACTCATGTGATGACTCGTACTTGGGTAAACTAAGGATAACATATGAGGGTAGTAATGAGTTGAAGAAGCAGagtagaaaataatttattgatgGATACAAAAATCTTGGGAGATGAAGGAAATAATGGACATTCATCACATGAAGATCAGAAAAGTaaacttatttatattttgaaaatgaaaaactcAAGTGCATGGGAGGTCTACCTCTTGGGATCACATGGTAATGGATCAGTCCAGAAGTACTCAGCATCAAGTGCGTCTTTGGCAGGAATTCTCTATGGCAAAGAAATTAAATGAACAAATCAAGAAATTAATTATTCATCATAAAAGCATGCTCGATATTATTGCCATCGGATACACCTAAAAAGAACACAACCCAATTCATTCTTATGTGTCACCAACATTATGTTATCAACTAGTTATCAGATTTTGATCACATTACAAAAGTCACTCAACCAAACTAGATGTATAGCATTTTATCATAAGCTCAAAACGCAAGTTGGCAACAAGGTGCATAATACTGAAATGGTAGACAAACTACTGATAAACATGATCAAATTAAAGAGGTTGAATAAATTAAGATAAACTGTAATAGCATGGACCCGTAACCATGTAAAATAACAAGTATACATTTAATTAGCAATTAATATATAGGACCCACAGTTGATGAAGTGATATACCTGAGCTGGATCAAGTGTGAGCATCTTCTCCAACAATTCCAATGCATGGCGATCAAAACTAGAATTCAAGTCACAGACAAAAGCCATTCAGATTAATTAATCAGTTAAAACTAAAAGATAGTGAAAGAGAATACaacatttcattaattttaGCATAAAAAATGCATATATGAATAATGATGCTCATAATCAGATACTTACTGTCTGAAAACTTCCCTCAGACGCCTTTTCATCGGTCTTGATGGCTTAAACTGATTGTACCAAGGAGTCTTGGTAACTCCAGGCCAGTTCACCTCATCCGGTGCTCCACACAACTCAAAAATCTTGTTCAATTGCTCTGGCTACAATAGTTACAAAGAAAACAGGCATTACCCTCAAGTTGTATTAAAGATAATTATACACTGTAAACTTTCCACAGTAAAAATATTGAGTAGGTTAGATCTAGCAATCATGCCAGACATTGTAATTATTATGCCATCTAGCCCTGtgagaaatatataaatcaCATCACCAGTTGGTTTAAGCATATAATGGAaaaacatacatcatttatcTACTTAATAAAATGAACATTTTCAGACGTAAACTAGTATTCAGATTGGCACCATAACTACAAAGCCACTAAGATAAAGACAGAAAGGCTGAGAAAGTGATATTAAAAATCTCTTCCATATAATGCATTGCTGAAGTGAGTTCTGAAAATGTAAAGGATTACACCAAACCTGgccaaaataaattttcaagacAATCATTGAACACTTTACCCCTATCTCTGCTCAAGATTATATATGAAGTATCGCTAACCTCATCTTTTCCAGGAAAGATGGGCTTCCCGTGCAGAAGCTCAGCGAAAATGCACCCAACAGACCACATATCAACAGCTGGCCCGTACCTTGTTGTCCCCAATAGTAACTCAGGGGGTCTAAATACATGATGAAATAAATCAATGTGTGCCTTTGGCCATTTCATAACACCGCCCTCCCAAATTAACTTAGGCAATACTAATATTAAACCCAGCACTAGAGACATGATATAATCAGGATAAATTACCTGTACCATAAAGTGATGACTCGATTTGTAAGGTTTGCATTATGCTCATTTGAAAATGACCTTGCCAATCCAAAATCTGCCAGCTTCAGATTACCTTCGTTATCTATGAGAAGATTTGAGCCTGCagagaaacaaaataaatcacatGCGAGTAACAGATTTGGCAAgacctaaaataaaaatcaagatCTTGGACATGTAACACTTTGGAAGAAATCAACAAAAGATAACCTTTGATATCACGATGAAGCACTTGATTGACATGACAATAGTGAAGTCCCGTCAAAAGCTGCCTCATGTAAcactttgaaagaaaataataactCAAGaatcaatataatattaattattagtaTATAAATTTACATTTCAACTGGCATACCTTAATCTGGGGGACAGTAAATCTCATGCC
It encodes:
- the LOC25488855 gene encoding cyclin-dependent kinase C-2 produces the protein MTMAGPGQLNVIESPSRGSRSVDCFEKLEQIGEGTYGMVYMAREIETGEIVALKKIRMDNEREGFPITAIREIKILKKLHHENVIKLKEIVTSPGPEKDDQGRPDGNKYKGGIYMVFEYMDHDLTGLADRPGMRFTVPQIKCYMRQLLTGLHYCHVNQVLHRDIKGSNLLIDNEGNLKLADFGLARSFSNEHNANLTNRVITLWYRPPELLLGTTRYGPAVDMWSVGCIFAELLHGKPIFPGKDEPEQLNKIFELCGAPDEVNWPGVTKTPWYNQFKPSRPMKRRLREVFRHFDRHALELLEKMLTLDPAQRIPAKDALDAEYFWTDPLPCDPKSLPKYESSHEFQTKKKRQQQRQNEENAKRLKMQHPQQHTRLPPIQQGGHAQMRQGPNHLIHGSQPAGAAGPSHHYGKPRGPSGGPGRYPPGGNPSGGYNHPNRGGQGGGAGYGSGPYPPQGRGAPYGSSGMPAGTGGGPRGGGGFGAPNYPQGGPPYGGSAAGRGNRNQQYGWQQ